In one window of Kosmotoga pacifica DNA:
- a CDS encoding exodeoxyribonuclease VII small subunit, translated as MELPEIQTLKDLKDFLESLTEEEMRELRFSQAMELVETISNYFDEQGDEIDIEDAIELYEKGMDLLMFCREKLAVVQSKKEEIDKKYRELLGENG; from the coding sequence ATGGAACTTCCAGAAATTCAAACACTGAAGGACCTGAAAGACTTTCTCGAAAGCTTGACAGAGGAAGAGATGCGTGAACTAAGATTCTCCCAGGCTATGGAGTTGGTTGAAACTATTTCGAACTATTTTGACGAGCAGGGCGATGAGATAGACATAGAGGACGCTATCGAGCTCTACGAAAAGGGCATGGACCTTCTCATGTTCTGCCGTGAAAAACTTGCCGTTGTTCAGAGCAAGAAAGAGGAAATCGACAAAAAATATAGGGAATTGCTAGGAGAAAATGGATAA